A stretch of Roseovarius sp. M141 DNA encodes these proteins:
- the pqqB gene encoding pyrroloquinoline quinone biosynthesis protein PqqB → MLKIIVLGTAAGGGVPQWNCNCAGCRAARARPELVNTQASIAVSADDKNWFLINASPDIRQQINATKQLHPAAGQIRHNPIAGVILTNGEVDAVAGLLNLREGSPFTIYGHDRVLSVLEGNSIFNVLNRDLVPRQRIEIDAAFEPELQDGTPSGLTVETFEVPGKPAWYLEGTAQGTHGAGDTIGLHLRETDGSKGFYFIAACGQITDALKQRIDGAPLVFFDGTLWRDDEMIAAGLSHKTGQRMGHVSISGGEGALARLADLDIPQKLFIHINNSNPVLRPESDERRHVEAAGWRIPTIGEEIEL, encoded by the coding sequence ATGCTGAAGATCATCGTCCTCGGCACGGCGGCGGGCGGGGGGGTGCCGCAGTGGAACTGCAATTGCGCGGGGTGTCGGGCTGCGCGCGCGCGCCCTGAATTGGTTAATACTCAAGCGTCCATCGCCGTCAGTGCCGACGACAAGAATTGGTTTCTGATCAACGCCTCGCCCGACATCCGCCAGCAGATCAATGCCACGAAGCAACTGCATCCAGCCGCAGGTCAGATCCGCCATAACCCCATAGCGGGTGTGATCCTGACCAATGGCGAGGTCGATGCCGTCGCGGGCCTGCTGAACCTGCGGGAAGGATCACCCTTCACCATCTACGGGCATGATCGCGTTCTGTCGGTTCTGGAGGGCAACAGCATCTTCAATGTGCTCAATCGCGATCTGGTCCCGCGCCAGCGGATCGAGATCGACGCGGCGTTTGAACCGGAACTTCAGGACGGGACGCCCTCGGGGCTGACAGTCGAGACCTTCGAGGTGCCGGGCAAACCCGCCTGGTATCTGGAAGGCACGGCGCAGGGCACGCATGGCGCGGGTGATACCATTGGCCTGCACCTTCGCGAAACGGATGGCTCCAAAGGGTTCTATTTCATCGCCGCCTGCGGTCAGATCACCGACGCATTGAAACAGCGCATCGACGGCGCGCCGCTGGTGTTTTTCGACGGAACGCTCTGGCGCGATGACGAGATGATCGCGGCGGGACTGAGCCACAAGACCGGGCAACGGATGGGCCATGTGTCGATCTCAGGCGGGGAGGGTGCGCTGGCCCGGCTTGCCGATCTGGATATCCCGCAGAAGTTGTTCATCCATATCAACAACTCCAACCCGGTCCTGCGCCCCGAAAGCGACGAACGGCGCCATGTCGAGGCGGCCGGGTGGCGCATTCCAACAATCGGTGAGGAGATCGAGCTGTGA
- the pqqE gene encoding pyrroloquinoline quinone biosynthesis protein PqqE codes for MTDALADSIAPAKSTPFGLPLSVLAEITHRCPLQCPYCSNPVEMDRATSELSTEEWQRVLQELADLGVLQIHFSGGEPTARKDLLELVQCATDVGLYSNLITSGVLLSRDRLAALSDAGLCHVQVSFQASDETLANRIGGYRRGHAKKLEAAKWVRDIGLPLTVNAVVHRQNLHELPDLINMAVALDADRLEVANVQYYGWALKNRAALMPSEAQIEEATALVEAARERFAGILEIDYVVPDYYAQRPKKCMGGWGRQFFNISPAGKVLPCHAAESITGLVFDSVRDHSLAWIWEHSPAFNLYRGTDWMPEPCRSCDLKEEDYGGCRCQAFALTGNAADTDPACALSPRHEEIFHTARQEAAEGPTRFIYRNFVGGTPEPETQSGDR; via the coding sequence ATGACCGACGCGCTTGCCGACAGTATCGCACCGGCCAAATCGACCCCGTTCGGCCTGCCCCTATCGGTCCTTGCCGAGATCACCCACCGTTGCCCGTTGCAATGCCCCTATTGTTCCAACCCTGTCGAGATGGACCGCGCCACAAGCGAACTTTCGACAGAAGAATGGCAGCGGGTGTTACAGGAGCTGGCCGATCTCGGCGTGCTGCAAATCCATTTTTCGGGCGGCGAACCGACGGCGCGCAAGGACCTGCTGGAACTGGTGCAATGCGCCACGGATGTGGGGCTGTATTCCAACCTGATCACCTCGGGCGTCCTGCTGTCCAGGGACAGGCTGGCCGCGCTTTCGGATGCCGGGCTGTGCCATGTGCAGGTCAGCTTTCAGGCCAGCGACGAGACGCTTGCCAACCGCATCGGCGGCTATCGGCGCGGGCATGCAAAGAAACTGGAGGCGGCGAAATGGGTGCGCGATATTGGCCTGCCGCTGACGGTGAATGCCGTGGTCCATCGCCAGAATCTGCATGAACTGCCAGACCTCATCAACATGGCCGTCGCGCTGGACGCCGACCGGCTGGAGGTGGCCAATGTGCAATATTACGGCTGGGCGCTGAAAAACCGCGCCGCCCTGATGCCAAGCGAGGCCCAGATTGAGGAGGCGACGGCCCTTGTCGAAGCGGCGCGTGAGCGCTTCGCCGGTATCCTTGAGATCGATTATGTCGTGCCCGACTATTACGCGCAGCGCCCCAAGAAATGCATGGGCGGCTGGGGGCGGCAGTTCTTCAATATTTCGCCTGCAGGCAAGGTGCTGCCTTGTCACGCGGCTGAAAGCATAACCGGACTAGTGTTTGATTCGGTTCGGGATCACTCGCTGGCGTGGATCTGGGAACATTCCCCAGCCTTCAATCTGTATCGCGGCACCGACTGGATGCCAGAACCCTGCCGCAGTTGCGATCTGAAAGAGGAAGATTACGGCGGTTGCCGCTGCCAAGCCTTTGCGCTGACCGGGAATGCGGCCGATACCGACCCGGCCTGTGCATTGTCGCCCAGACACGAGGAGATTTTTCATACCGCCCGGCAAGAGGCCGCAGAGGGACCGACGCGCTTCATCTACCGCAATTTTGTCGGCGGCACGCCGGAACCTGAAACGCAGAGCGGTGATAGATAG
- the pqqA gene encoding pyrroloquinoline quinone precursor peptide PqqA: MAWKAPKIEEVPVGMEINMYACAKQK, translated from the coding sequence ATGGCTTGGAAAGCCCCGAAGATTGAGGAAGTGCCCGTCGGCATGGAAATCAACATGTATGCCTGCGCCAAGCAGAAGTAG
- the pqqC gene encoding pyrroloquinoline-quinone synthase PqqC — MPGTSHVQDAPLMDADALEQRLRAIGAARYHNLHPFHEMLHGGQLNKGQVQAWALNRYYYQSSIPIKDAVVLSRFRDRQTRVEWRHRIEDHDGDAGSEGGIERWLQLTTGLGLDAAYVESTQGILPATRFAVDAYVHFVGRQPPLEAIASSLTELFAPSIHEQRIAGMLKHYDFINPSVMTYFQRRLEQAPRDANFALDYVRTHATTPEAREAVCQALIFKTNVLWVQLDALYHAYVTGFPPPGAFIPRGMES; from the coding sequence ATGCCGGGTACATCGCATGTGCAGGATGCGCCCCTGATGGATGCCGACGCGCTGGAACAACGGCTGCGCGCCATCGGCGCTGCGCGCTATCACAACCTTCATCCATTTCACGAGATGCTGCATGGCGGTCAGTTGAACAAAGGGCAGGTGCAGGCCTGGGCGTTGAACCGCTACTATTACCAAAGCTCGATCCCGATCAAGGATGCGGTCGTCCTGTCCCGGTTCCGCGACCGCCAAACCAGGGTCGAGTGGCGTCACCGGATCGAGGATCACGACGGCGACGCAGGCAGCGAAGGCGGGATTGAACGCTGGCTGCAACTGACGACAGGGCTGGGGCTGGATGCGGCCTATGTTGAATCCACCCAAGGCATCCTGCCCGCGACCCGGTTTGCGGTCGACGCCTATGTGCATTTCGTCGGCAGGCAACCCCCGCTGGAAGCCATCGCCTCGTCGCTGACCGAACTGTTCGCGCCCAGCATTCACGAACAGCGCATCGCCGGAATGCTCAAGCATTATGACTTCATCAACCCTTCCGTCATGACCTATTTCCAGCGCCGTCTGGAGCAGGCCCCGCGCGATGCGAATTTCGCGCTGGATTACGTAAGGACGCATGCCACCACACCTGAAGCTCGCGAAGCGGTCTGTCAGGCGTTGATTTTCAAGACAAATGTGCTGTGGGTCCAGCTTGATGCCCTCTATCATGCCTATGTCACGGGCTTTCCGCCGCCGGGCGCGTTTATTCCAAGGGGAATGGAATCGTGA
- a CDS encoding quinoprotein dehydrogenase-associated SoxYZ-like carrier, protein MRDCILHGRVVIKTIVLAALFALSAVGAFAADGPVENPLTESPSWEELRGDLVGDVALQDGAGLFTVDAPYRAFDAATVPVSIVQTDEDAVITQMDIVIDENPAPLAAEMVFGPAMSPLKFEMRVRVNTYSNVRVIAHTEQGSYMQGRFVKASGGCSAPATKDPEAALVGMGQMRLKPIAADLPAAGHRREAQIMIRHPNYSGFQRDQITHLFMNAHFIDRLEVYQGDDMLFTIEGGISISENPVFRFEYTDNGAPALRVRAKDTEGNVFENLLDKGTSS, encoded by the coding sequence ATGCGCGATTGTATATTGCATGGGAGAGTCGTCATCAAAACCATCGTCCTCGCCGCACTTTTCGCACTGTCCGCCGTCGGCGCGTTTGCAGCCGATGGTCCGGTCGAGAATCCGCTGACCGAGTCGCCCAGCTGGGAGGAACTGCGCGGCGATCTCGTTGGCGACGTGGCGTTGCAGGACGGCGCGGGGCTTTTCACGGTCGATGCGCCCTATCGGGCGTTTGATGCGGCCACGGTTCCCGTCTCGATCGTCCAGACCGATGAGGACGCGGTGATCACGCAAATGGATATCGTCATCGATGAAAACCCAGCGCCGCTCGCCGCCGAGATGGTTTTCGGCCCCGCCATGTCGCCGCTGAAGTTTGAGATGCGCGTGCGGGTGAACACCTATTCCAATGTCCGTGTGATCGCGCACACCGAGCAGGGCAGCTATATGCAGGGACGGTTTGTCAAGGCGTCGGGCGGCTGTTCGGCTCCGGCGACCAAGGATCCCGAGGCCGCTCTTGTCGGCATGGGGCAGATGCGGCTCAAACCTATTGCCGCCGACTTGCCCGCTGCGGGGCATCGCCGGGAGGCGCAGATCATGATCCGCCATCCCAACTATTCGGGGTTTCAGCGCGACCAGATCACCCATTTGTTCATGAACGCGCATTTCATCGACCGTCTCGAAGTCTATCAGGGCGACGACATGCTGTTTACCATTGAGGGGGGTATTTCCATTAGTGAAAACCCCGTGTTCCGTTTCGAGTATACCGATAACGGTGCCCCGGCGCTGCGGGTCCGCGCCAAGGATACCGAGGGCAACGTGTTCGAGAACCTGCTGGACAAGGGCACATCATCGTAA
- a CDS encoding insulinase family protein — translation MTGDDFTGFTEVAARKIPEIATRARHFRHDKTGADAVFLLNADAAQTFAIAFRTHPAESTGVAHVLEHCVLSGSRAYPAEKPFVELLKGSLQSYLNASTFADFTIFPAASPHPIDFQNLVDVYLDAVFFPLLTKECFRREGWHLSADGTQQGVVLNEMKGMCASPVHMLAEHARRSLFAAGPFSHAYGGDPDRIPDLTHDGMKRFHRVSYHPSNALAAYSGAADIQGELRRLDRIFNQFERGEPHQTTTWPVITVPRTLAFSHAGADPSRLALNWIFPAPEGRLAELACDVLCEALVGQPFAPLRRALIDTGHCADVVEGRFCDDTSPPRLSIQLVGVNVDRTEDVQEVVRETIGRLLLDSFDRHSIAGAVNAVEFRNRDRSSWKRPHAVGLLLDVAKGWRLGRNPVHGLGFAPELAELRAAPAGFFESMLKTHLLENPCFTMVVLTPDTVKADNTCKAPPRGPSGALPDSRAPRRTPGATTGIPRLALRDLSPGPVEDLMTVDQVDRVPVLFHQRHTNGLAYVDLALDLRGVSDLSCAALFARVLLRSGTARRSARDMTNRIGVETGGLCCEVLSAPLATGAGEATHLILRGRVLADRVPCLFDILGELLSEWQIPEPQYLSEIVGSEIVRVRAQILPKAHEFLDRRLRRHVSASEQTDGLSYLQFLHDFQSLILHDPGLAVQRLRECHATLACRKRLTISITSDRRRAADLRRSAEGLVSLLPAGKTVEAHANGAGSGCPEGFILPGAANFVGMALNPEARETLRQAALVVGLKYLETGWIWQKLREEGRAYGALCRGDALNGVSTFLSYRDPHILRTLEVFAAAGQQLGHGVSRDDLNRSIIATVGRLDRPLSPPDSALKALTDWLTGSCAERRRAFRAEVLTTDADDLNNIGTVLSEAGKSANIVIFGSKQALGLALAQRPDLFEIKDLPGE, via the coding sequence ATGACCGGTGATGACTTCACCGGTTTCACCGAGGTCGCGGCCCGCAAAATCCCCGAAATCGCGACCCGCGCCCGTCATTTTCGCCATGACAAGACCGGCGCCGACGCGGTCTTTTTGCTGAACGCGGATGCGGCCCAAACCTTTGCCATCGCCTTTCGCACGCACCCGGCGGAGTCGACCGGTGTTGCCCATGTTCTCGAACATTGCGTGCTGTCCGGATCGCGCGCCTATCCAGCAGAGAAACCCTTTGTCGAGCTACTGAAAGGGTCGCTGCAAAGCTATCTCAATGCCTCGACATTTGCCGATTTCACGATTTTCCCGGCAGCTAGCCCGCACCCCATCGATTTTCAGAACCTTGTGGATGTCTATCTGGATGCGGTGTTCTTTCCGCTTTTGACCAAAGAGTGTTTTCGGCGCGAGGGATGGCACCTGAGCGCAGACGGCACCCAGCAAGGTGTGGTCCTGAACGAGATGAAAGGGATGTGCGCCTCGCCCGTTCACATGCTGGCTGAACATGCCCGCCGCTCGCTGTTCGCGGCTGGACCGTTCAGCCACGCCTATGGCGGTGATCCGGACCGGATCCCGGATCTGACCCATGACGGGATGAAGCGATTTCATCGGGTATCTTATCATCCCTCGAACGCATTGGCCGCCTATTCGGGGGCGGCTGACATTCAGGGGGAACTGCGCCGCCTTGACCGGATTTTCAACCAGTTCGAAAGGGGTGAACCGCACCAGACTACGACTTGGCCTGTTATCACGGTGCCACGAACTCTGGCGTTCAGCCATGCCGGGGCCGACCCATCGCGCCTTGCGCTGAACTGGATCTTTCCCGCGCCAGAGGGCCGGCTGGCCGAACTGGCCTGTGACGTGCTGTGCGAGGCGCTGGTCGGTCAACCGTTCGCGCCGCTGCGGCGTGCGTTGATTGATACTGGCCATTGCGCGGATGTCGTGGAGGGTCGGTTTTGCGACGACACATCACCGCCGCGCCTTTCTATCCAACTTGTCGGCGTGAACGTCGACAGGACCGAGGATGTGCAAGAGGTCGTGCGCGAAACGATCGGTCGGTTGCTACTGGACAGCTTTGACAGGCATAGCATCGCGGGTGCAGTCAACGCGGTGGAGTTCCGAAACCGGGACCGAAGCTCGTGGAAGCGGCCGCACGCGGTAGGCCTTTTGCTGGATGTCGCCAAGGGCTGGCGGCTGGGGCGCAATCCGGTCCATGGGCTGGGGTTTGCGCCCGAACTTGCCGAACTGCGGGCGGCGCCCGCGGGTTTTTTCGAGAGCATGCTGAAAACGCATCTTCTTGAGAACCCGTGCTTTACGATGGTTGTTTTGACGCCCGATACCGTCAAGGCAGACAACACTTGCAAAGCCCCCCCGCGCGGCCCGTCCGGCGCACTGCCCGATAGCCGCGCGCCGCGCCGAACGCCGGGGGCGACAACCGGGATCCCGCGTCTTGCGCTGCGGGATCTGTCGCCGGGCCCTGTTGAAGATCTCATGACGGTCGATCAGGTGGACAGGGTGCCCGTCCTGTTTCATCAACGCCATACCAACGGGCTTGCCTATGTTGATCTGGCGCTTGATCTTCGGGGGGTGTCAGACCTGTCATGCGCTGCGCTGTTCGCGCGGGTACTATTGCGCTCCGGCACAGCGCGGCGCAGCGCCCGCGACATGACCAACCGGATCGGCGTGGAAACTGGCGGCCTGTGCTGCGAAGTGCTTAGCGCGCCCTTAGCGACTGGCGCGGGCGAAGCGACCCACCTTATCCTGCGCGGGCGAGTACTGGCCGACCGGGTGCCATGTCTGTTCGACATTCTGGGCGAATTGCTGAGTGAATGGCAAATTCCCGAACCGCAGTATTTGTCTGAAATCGTCGGTTCCGAGATTGTCCGCGTCAGGGCACAGATCTTGCCCAAGGCGCATGAGTTTCTGGACAGGCGGTTGCGCCGTCACGTCAGCGCATCTGAGCAAACGGACGGCCTGTCCTATTTGCAATTTCTGCACGATTTTCAGTCCCTGATCCTGCATGATCCGGGTCTGGCAGTGCAGCGGCTTCGTGAGTGTCATGCTACGCTCGCATGTCGCAAGCGACTTACCATCAGTATCACGTCTGATAGGCGCCGCGCGGCGGATCTGCGGCGCAGCGCCGAAGGGCTGGTCAGCCTTCTCCCCGCCGGAAAAACGGTAGAAGCCCACGCAAACGGGGCCGGTTCAGGATGCCCTGAGGGGTTCATCCTGCCCGGCGCGGCAAATTTCGTCGGGATGGCGCTGAATCCCGAGGCGCGTGAAACTCTGCGCCAAGCCGCGCTTGTCGTTGGGTTGAAGTATCTCGAAACGGGCTGGATCTGGCAAAAACTGCGTGAAGAGGGCAGGGCGTATGGCGCGCTTTGCCGGGGCGATGCGTTGAACGGGGTCAGCACGTTCCTCTCCTATCGCGATCCACATATCCTGCGCACGCTTGAGGTGTTCGCGGCGGCGGGGCAACAACTGGGACATGGGGTGAGCCGTGACGATCTGAACCGTTCGATCATAGCCACCGTCGGCAGATTGGATCGGCCGCTGTCGCCGCCGGACAGCGCATTGAAAGCGTTGACCGATTGGCTCACGGGATCGTGCGCCGAGCGCCGCAGGGCGTTTCGCGCAGAGGTGCTGACCACCGATGCCGACGATCTGAATAATATTGGCACGGTGCTGAGCGAAGCAGGGAAATCAGCGAATATCGTCATATTCGGTAGCAAACAGGCGCTTGGTCTTGCGCTGGCGCAGCGCCCGGACCTATTCGAGATCAAAGATCTGCCCGGAGAATGA
- a CDS encoding ABC transporter ATP-binding protein, translated as MTALSVRNVSYRFGARTALNDVSFDLEAGRFAALLGPNGAGKSTLFALLTRLLVTRHGQIFVAGFDVRAAPRAALARIGVVFQQPTLDLDMTVARNLSYFAALQGLSGREAQASIDAALDRLDMRERSGELVRALNGGHRRRMEIARALIHGPEVLLLDEPTVGLDAASRRAITAHVHDLAGDGLTVLWATHLVDEIRPGDDVIVLHRGRVLAHRPARDIARGGDLGDAFIAMTWEEAVQ; from the coding sequence ATGACCGCGCTCAGCGTCCGCAATGTCAGCTACAGATTCGGCGCCAGAACGGCGCTGAACGACGTGTCCTTTGACCTTGAGGCCGGGCGCTTTGCGGCGCTGCTGGGCCCGAACGGCGCGGGCAAATCGACGCTGTTCGCGCTTCTGACCCGGCTTCTTGTCACGCGGCACGGCCAGATCTTCGTGGCGGGCTTCGACGTGCGCGCCGCCCCCCGCGCGGCGCTGGCGCGGATCGGGGTGGTGTTTCAGCAGCCGACCCTCGATCTGGACATGACGGTGGCGCGCAACCTCAGCTATTTCGCCGCGCTTCAGGGATTATCAGGGCGGGAGGCGCAGGCCAGCATCGACGCCGCGCTGGACCGGCTGGACATGCGCGAACGCTCGGGCGAATTGGTGCGCGCCCTGAACGGCGGGCATCGCCGCCGGATGGAGATCGCCCGCGCGCTGATCCACGGCCCCGAGGTGCTGCTGCTGGACGAACCGACCGTCGGGCTGGACGCCGCCAGCCGCCGCGCGATCACCGCGCACGTCCATGATCTGGCCGGGGACGGTCTGACCGTGCTCTGGGCCACGCATCTTGTCGATGAAATCCGCCCCGGCGATGACGTGATCGTGCTGCACAGGGGCCGCGTTCTGGCGCATCGGCCCGCGCGCGACATCGCGCGCGGCGGCGATCTGGGCGATGCCTTCATCGCCATGACCTGGGAGGAGGCGGTGCAATGA
- a CDS encoding ABC transporter permease, producing MTAYLVALRAIVLREMLRFVHQRSRFLSALVRPLVWLVIFAAGFRAALGVSIIPPYQTYITYEVYIVPGLCGMIQLFNGMQSSLSLVYDQEMGSMRLLLTSRLPRAWLLFCKLLAGTAVSILQVYVFLALAAAFGITMPPLGYLYVFPALVLSGLMLGALGLLISSTIRQLENFAGVMNFVIFPMFFMSSALYPLWKMAESSPLLRDICALNPFTHAVELIRFALYESVNLWALVWVAVAFAVFLIGALIGYDPARGLTRR from the coding sequence ATGACCGCCTATCTGGTAGCCCTGCGCGCCATTGTGCTGCGCGAGATGCTGCGCTTCGTGCATCAGCGCAGCCGCTTTCTGTCGGCGCTGGTGCGCCCGCTGGTCTGGCTGGTCATCTTTGCAGCGGGGTTTCGCGCCGCGCTGGGCGTGTCGATCATTCCGCCCTATCAGACCTATATCACCTATGAGGTCTATATCGTGCCGGGGCTGTGCGGCATGATTCAGCTGTTCAACGGGATGCAATCGTCGCTGTCGCTGGTCTATGATCAGGAAATGGGGTCAATGCGGCTGCTTCTGACCAGCCGGCTGCCACGCGCGTGGCTCCTGTTCTGCAAGCTGCTGGCGGGCACGGCGGTGTCGATCCTTCAGGTCTATGTCTTTCTCGCGCTCGCCGCCGCGTTCGGGATCACCATGCCGCCATTGGGGTATCTCTATGTTTTTCCGGCGCTGGTGCTGAGCGGGCTGATGCTGGGCGCGCTGGGTCTGCTGATCTCGTCCACCATCCGGCAGTTGGAGAACTTTGCGGGAGTTATGAATTTCGTCATCTTCCCGATGTTCTTCATGTCGAGCGCGCTCTATCCGCTGTGGAAAATGGCCGAAAGCTCGCCCTTGCTGCGCGATATCTGCGCGCTGAACCCGTTCACCCACGCGGTCGAACTGATCCGCTTTGCGCTGTATGAAAGCGTCAACCTCTGGGCACTGGTCTGGGTGGCCGTCGCCTTTGCCGTATTTTTGATCGGCGCGCTGATCGGCTATGATCCGGCCCGCGGGCTGACCCGCAGATAG
- the pip gene encoding prolyl aminopeptidase: protein MIDRAETDAGRRASVLTTGHVPVGDGHQIYVETSGAIDGMPIVFLHGGPGSGCQTAHRQLFPKDAYLVMFDQRGAGRSLPKRSRADNTTDHLIADMEKLRAHFGIDKWIVAGGSWGATLALAYAQRHPRHVIGMVMRSVFLGTHAELETAFCANLSMFYPNLHDDFLAMLPDDERADPLGAYWAHILDADAQHSRRFALAWHDTERILSQIAPECTTLDPLRLDDPKVALPASPFMEAYYFSHDCFLKDRPLLENATALAGIPGIIIQPRYDLLCPPATSHRLAARWPGVEIRVSSQAGHSLRDGETVGAMQRAIVDMIARVS from the coding sequence GTGATAGATAGGGCTGAAACAGATGCGGGGCGCCGGGCGAGCGTTCTGACAACCGGGCACGTGCCGGTCGGTGATGGGCATCAGATCTACGTCGAAACCTCCGGAGCGATCGATGGCATGCCGATCGTGTTTTTGCACGGCGGGCCGGGCAGTGGCTGCCAGACGGCGCATCGCCAGCTTTTCCCCAAAGACGCATATCTGGTGATGTTCGATCAGCGCGGCGCCGGGCGCAGTCTGCCCAAACGCAGCCGTGCGGACAACACGACCGATCATCTGATCGCCGACATGGAAAAGCTGCGCGCGCATTTCGGGATCGATAAATGGATCGTTGCCGGCGGATCGTGGGGGGCCACACTGGCGCTGGCCTATGCCCAACGGCATCCCCGGCACGTCATCGGGATGGTCATGCGGTCGGTCTTTCTAGGAACGCACGCCGAGCTTGAGACTGCATTTTGCGCCAATCTGTCGATGTTTTATCCAAATTTGCATGATGATTTTCTGGCCATGCTACCGGATGATGAACGCGCAGATCCGCTTGGCGCCTATTGGGCGCATATTTTGGACGCGGACGCGCAGCACAGCCGACGCTTTGCCCTCGCTTGGCATGATACCGAGCGTATCCTGTCGCAAATAGCGCCGGAGTGCACAACGCTGGATCCGCTGCGCTTGGACGATCCAAAGGTGGCGCTGCCCGCGTCGCCGTTCATGGAGGCGTATTATTTCAGCCATGATTGTTTCCTGAAGGACAGGCCGCTACTGGAGAACGCAACGGCGCTTGCGGGGATTCCGGGTATTATCATCCAGCCCCGCTATGACCTTCTATGTCCGCCCGCCACGTCTCACAGGCTGGCGGCGCGTTGGCCCGGCGTTGAAATCCGGGTCTCCAGCCAGGCGGGCCATTCGTTGAGAGACGGCGAAACGGTAGGTGCGATGCAGCGCGCAATTGTCGACATGATCGCCCGTGTATCGTGA
- a CDS encoding LysR family transcriptional regulator encodes MQRKLSGSTDAPIAQLVSAGCGITLRRLQIFWVVAHSETLTKAAKQLGVAQPSLSQQLSGLESAVGAQLFDRRSNRMTLTEEGRSILRLAERVLNSMQALEDGVEAMGQGARQTIRLAGLSSILRVLLPRALSAVHAAMPEAEFDIHDSAPTEVLDLLYGRHINLGLIASNSIASASAGFHQVPIMADPLVLVVPERLRLEDARKGETDFAPEDRAMLNRTIQFSFGTQYSERVQAWYDRALPQNALFARVRSYESAIAMVQQNLGVCLAPALSTLVGGKPSGNVRLYRVDLEPRNIVALVAPQYLHNPAYTTLIEALQAAGAECDLPPVHDLPRFMVNAL; translated from the coding sequence ATGCAACGCAAACTGTCGGGCAGCACCGATGCCCCCATCGCCCAGCTAGTGAGCGCGGGTTGCGGCATCACCCTGCGACGGCTTCAGATTTTCTGGGTGGTCGCACATAGCGAAACGCTAACCAAGGCGGCCAAGCAGTTGGGGGTGGCGCAACCCTCTCTATCCCAGCAACTATCCGGGTTGGAAAGCGCGGTGGGCGCGCAGCTGTTCGATCGGCGCTCGAACCGCATGACGCTGACCGAGGAGGGCCGCAGCATCCTGCGGCTGGCCGAGCGGGTTCTGAACAGCATGCAGGCGCTGGAAGACGGGGTCGAGGCCATGGGCCAGGGCGCGCGCCAGACGATCCGGCTGGCCGGGCTCAGCTCCATCCTGCGGGTGCTTTTGCCGCGCGCGCTGAGCGCGGTCCACGCGGCGATGCCGGAGGCCGAGTTCGACATCCACGACAGCGCACCGACCGAGGTGCTGGATCTGCTTTACGGCCGACATATCAATCTGGGCCTGATCGCGTCGAATTCGATCGCATCGGCCAGTGCCGGATTTCATCAGGTGCCAATCATGGCCGATCCGCTGGTGCTGGTGGTTCCCGAGCGGCTGCGGCTGGAGGATGCGCGCAAGGGCGAAACCGACTTTGCGCCGGAAGATCGCGCCATGCTGAACCGCACCATCCAGTTTTCATTCGGCACACAATACAGTGAGAGGGTGCAGGCATGGTATGACCGGGCCCTGCCGCAAAACGCCCTGTTCGCGCGGGTCCGAAGCTATGAAAGCGCCATCGCCATGGTGCAGCAGAATCTGGGCGTCTGCCTAGCGCCAGCGCTGTCGACGCTGGTTGGCGGCAAGCCTTCCGGCAACGTGCGGCTTTACCGTGTCGATCTTGAGCCGCGCAACATCGTGGCCCTTGTGGCGCCGCAATATCTGCACAATCCGGCCTATACCACGTTGATCGAGGCGCTTCAGGCTGCCGGGGCCGAGTGTGACTTGCCGCCTGTCCACGACCTGCCGCGCTTTATGGTGAATGCCTTATAG
- the pqqD gene encoding pyrroloquinoline quinone biosynthesis peptide chaperone PqqD: MTARHITLGPETRPVLPRHVRLKFDKLRERWLLLAPERILVPDDTSVEVLQQCDGETSITEMVTILAAKYDAPEAEILGDVLSMLQELADKGFLAEIKEATS, translated from the coding sequence GTGACCGCAAGACATATCACGCTTGGACCAGAGACCCGCCCGGTACTGCCGCGCCACGTCCGGCTGAAGTTCGACAAACTGCGCGAGCGATGGCTGTTGCTGGCCCCGGAACGCATCCTTGTCCCCGACGACACCTCGGTCGAGGTGCTGCAACAATGCGATGGGGAGACGTCCATCACCGAAATGGTTACAATCCTCGCGGCAAAATATGACGCGCCCGAGGCCGAAATCTTGGGCGATGTGCTTTCGATGCTTCAGGAGTTGGCGGACAAGGGCTTTCTCGCCGAAATCAAGGAGGCGACATCATGA